In Candidatus Methylomirabilota bacterium, one genomic interval encodes:
- a CDS encoding elongation factor Tu, whose amino-acid sequence EMVMPGDNVTMTIELIQPVAMEKELRFAIREGGRTVGAGVVAEIAE is encoded by the coding sequence GGAGATGGTGATGCCGGGGGACAACGTGACGATGACGATCGAGTTGATCCAGCCGGTGGCCATGGAGAAGGAGCTGCGGTTCGCGATTCGGGAGGGGGGGCGCACGGTGGGCGCCGGCGTCGTCGCGGAGATCGCGGAGTAA
- the rpsJ gene encoding 30S ribosomal protein S10, with the protein MVTVSADQKIRIRLKAYDHHLLDRSMREIVETVRRTGARVTGPVLLPTMINRWTVLRSPHVDKTSREQFEMRTHKRLLDILDPTPQTVDALMKLDLPSGVDVEIKL; encoded by the coding sequence ATGGTGACGGTAAGCGCCGACCAGAAGATCCGGATCCGCCTCAAGGCCTATGACCACCATCTTCTCGATCGCTCGATGAGGGAGATCGTGGAGACCGTTCGTCGCACGGGGGCCCGGGTGACGGGCCCCGTGCTGCTCCCGACGATGATCAACCGCTGGACGGTGCTGCGCTCGCCCCACGTGGACAAGACCTCCCGCGAGCAGTTCGAGATGCGGACGCACAAGCGCCTGCTCGACATTCTCGATCCGACCCCCCAGACGGTCGACGCGCTGATGAAACTGGATCTTCCCTCCGGCGTCGACGTCGAGAT